A window of the Callospermophilus lateralis isolate mCalLat2 chromosome 7, mCalLat2.hap1, whole genome shotgun sequence genome harbors these coding sequences:
- the Prune1 gene encoding exopolyphosphatase PRUNE1 isoform X4 — MDIKIGKATPKDNEYVEKLEALFPDLPKRNDIFDFLQKAKFDVSGLNTEQILRKDQKTIHRQGTKVAISAVYMDLEAFLQRPNLLADLSAFCQAHSYDALVAMTIFFNAHNEPVRQLAIFCPHVALRMMICEVLERSHSPPLKLTPVPNTHPNLQAYLQGNTQVSRKKLLPLLQEALSTYFDSTKIPSGQPETVGVSREQVDKDLDRAGHALISRLSQDEEDPPLPPTPMNSLVDECPLDQGLPKLSAEAVFEKCSQISLSQSTTASLSNK, encoded by the exons atggacattaaaatcggAAAAGCAACCCCAAAGGACAATGAATACGTGGAGAAACTGGAGGCCCTCTTCCCAGATCTGCCTAAGAGAAATGACATTTTTGATTTCCTACAAAAGGCAAAGTTTGATGTGTCAG GGCTGAACACTGAACAGATACTGAGAAAGGACCAGAAGACCATCCATAGGCAAGGTACCAAAGTGGCCATTAGTGCAGTATACATGGATCTGGAG GCCTTTCTGCAGAGGCCCAACCTGCTTGCAGATCTCAGTGCTTTCTGCCAGGCTCACAGCTATGATGCCCTGGTCGCCATGACTATCTTTTTCAATGCTCATAATGAGCCAGTGCGACAGTTGGCTATTTTCTGCCCCCATGTGGCCCTTCGAATGATG ATCTGTGAAGTCCTGGAACGCTCTCATTCTCCACCTCTGAAGCTGACCCCTGTCCCAAACACCCACCCTAACCTCCAAGCCTATCTTCAAGGCAATACCCAGGTCTCTCGAAAGAAACTTCTGCCTCTGCTCCAGGAAGCCCTGTCAACATATTTTGACTCCACAAAGATACCTTCAGGGCAGCCTGAGACAGTGGGTGTGTCCAGGGAACAGGTGGACAAGGATTTGGACAGGGCAGGCCATGCTCTGATTTCTCGACTAAGTCAAGATGAGGAGGATCCTCCACTACCCCCCACACCCATGAACAGCTTGGTGGATGAGTGCCCTCTGGATCAGGGGCTGCCTAAGCTCTCGGCTGAGGCAGTCTTTGAGAAGTGCAGTCAGATCTCACTGTCCCAGTCTACCACTGCCTCCCTGTCAAATAAGTGA
- the Prune1 gene encoding exopolyphosphatase PRUNE1 isoform X5 produces the protein MRLISMHCTRLANLPSSLLTIMSYPRLNTEQILRKDQKTIHRQGTKVAISAVYMDLEAFLQRPNLLADLSAFCQAHSYDALVAMTIFFNAHNEPVRQLAIFCPHVALRMMICEVLERSHSPPLKLTPVPNTHPNLQAYLQGNTQVSRKKLLPLLQEALSTYFDSTKIPSGQPETVGVSREQVDKDLDRAGHALISRLSQDEEDPPLPPTPMNSLVDECPLDQGLPKLSAEAVFEKCSQISLSQSTTASLSNK, from the exons GGCTGAACACTGAACAGATACTGAGAAAGGACCAGAAGACCATCCATAGGCAAGGTACCAAAGTGGCCATTAGTGCAGTATACATGGATCTGGAG GCCTTTCTGCAGAGGCCCAACCTGCTTGCAGATCTCAGTGCTTTCTGCCAGGCTCACAGCTATGATGCCCTGGTCGCCATGACTATCTTTTTCAATGCTCATAATGAGCCAGTGCGACAGTTGGCTATTTTCTGCCCCCATGTGGCCCTTCGAATGATG ATCTGTGAAGTCCTGGAACGCTCTCATTCTCCACCTCTGAAGCTGACCCCTGTCCCAAACACCCACCCTAACCTCCAAGCCTATCTTCAAGGCAATACCCAGGTCTCTCGAAAGAAACTTCTGCCTCTGCTCCAGGAAGCCCTGTCAACATATTTTGACTCCACAAAGATACCTTCAGGGCAGCCTGAGACAGTGGGTGTGTCCAGGGAACAGGTGGACAAGGATTTGGACAGGGCAGGCCATGCTCTGATTTCTCGACTAAGTCAAGATGAGGAGGATCCTCCACTACCCCCCACACCCATGAACAGCTTGGTGGATGAGTGCCCTCTGGATCAGGGGCTGCCTAAGCTCTCGGCTGAGGCAGTCTTTGAGAAGTGCAGTCAGATCTCACTGTCCCAGTCTACCACTGCCTCCCTGTCAAATAAGTGA
- the Bnipl gene encoding bcl-2/adenovirus E1B 19 kDa-interacting protein 2-like protein isoform X2: MIIFSSGDHLRVREDAEATEQAVALRLEELELKEEWQDEEFPRLLPEETGPSEDPEDPQRDSQPGTPNTLALCGQRLMRKRLSAPELQLNLTAGPGDNGASPTYSASSSSDGSSDLEVDELETPSDSEQLDSGHEFEWEDELPRAESLGASEAAERLGQGCMWDVAGEDGHRWRVFRTGQWERRVDMTIIEPYKKVLSHGGYHGDGLNAVILFASCYLPQSSIPNYNYVMEHLFRYMVGTLELLVAENYLLVHLSGGTSRAQVPPLSWIRQCYHTLDRRSKFTRKIRFLDSLRELAQLISLDQVHIPEAVRQLDQDLHGSVLDKGS, encoded by the exons ATGATAATCTTTTCTTCTGGGGACCATCTTAGGGTTAGGGAAGATGCAGAAGCAACAGAACAAGCAGTCGCCCTGCGACTCGAGGAACTGGAACTGAAGGAAGAATGGCAAGATGAAGAATTCCCTAG ATTGCTTCCTGAGGAGACTGGCCCTTCTGAAGATCCCGAGGACCCGCAAAGAGACTCACAGCCAG GTACCCCCAATACTTTAGCCCTGTGTGGCCAGCGCCTCATGCGGAAACGACTTTCTGCCCCAGAGTTGCAGCTGAATCTTACTGCGGGGCCTGGAGATAATGGAGCTTCTCCCACCTACTCTGCATCTTCCTCTTCTGATGGCAGTTCAGACCTGGAAGTAGATGAATTAGAGACACCTTCAGACTCAGAGCAGCTGGACAGTGGACATGAATTTGAATGGGAAG ATGAGCTGCCCCGGGCAGAGAGTCTGGGGGCCAGTGAAGCAGCAGAAAGACTGGGCCAGGGTTGCatgtgggatgtggctggagaagATGGTCATCGCTGGAGGGTGTTCCGAACAGGACAGTGGGAGCGACGAGTGGACATGACCATCATTGAGCCCTATAAGAAAGTCCTATCTCATGGAG GTTACCATGGTGATGGCCTCAATGCTGTTATCCTCTTTGCTTCCTGTTATCTACCCCAAAGCAGCATCCCCAACTACAACTATGTCATGGAACATTTGTTTAG GTATATGGTGGGAACTCTGGAGCTGCTGGTAGCTGAAAATTATCTGCTTGTTCACTTGAGCGGAGGCACAAGCAGGGCCCAGGTTCCACCTCTGAGCTGGATACGCCAGTGTTACCATACCCTGGATAGGCG TTCCAAGTTCACACGAAAGATACGCTTTTTGGACAGCCTGAGGGAGCTGGCCCAACTCATCTCCCTGGATCAAGTCCACATCCCTGAAGCTGTCAGACA GCTGGACCAGGATCTCCATGGCTCAGTACTGGATAAAGGGTCTTAG
- the Bnipl gene encoding bcl-2/adenovirus E1B 19 kDa-interacting protein 2-like protein isoform X1: MIIFSSGDHLRVREDAEATEQAVALRLEELELKEEWQDEEFPRLLPEETGPSEDPEDPQRDSQPGTPNTLALCGQRLMRKRLSAPELQLNLTAGPGDNGASPTYSASSSSDGSSDLEVDELETPSDSEQLDSGHEFEWEDELPRAESLGASEAAERLGQGCMWDVAGEDGHRWRVFRTGQWERRVDMTIIEPYKKVLSHGGYHGDGLNAVILFASCYLPQSSIPNYNYVMEHLFRYMVGTLELLVAENYLLVHLSGGTSRAQVPPLSWIRQCYHTLDRRLRKNLRALVVVHATWYVKAFLALLRPFISSKFTRKIRFLDSLRELAQLISLDQVHIPEAVRQLDQDLHGSVLDKGS; the protein is encoded by the exons ATGATAATCTTTTCTTCTGGGGACCATCTTAGGGTTAGGGAAGATGCAGAAGCAACAGAACAAGCAGTCGCCCTGCGACTCGAGGAACTGGAACTGAAGGAAGAATGGCAAGATGAAGAATTCCCTAG ATTGCTTCCTGAGGAGACTGGCCCTTCTGAAGATCCCGAGGACCCGCAAAGAGACTCACAGCCAG GTACCCCCAATACTTTAGCCCTGTGTGGCCAGCGCCTCATGCGGAAACGACTTTCTGCCCCAGAGTTGCAGCTGAATCTTACTGCGGGGCCTGGAGATAATGGAGCTTCTCCCACCTACTCTGCATCTTCCTCTTCTGATGGCAGTTCAGACCTGGAAGTAGATGAATTAGAGACACCTTCAGACTCAGAGCAGCTGGACAGTGGACATGAATTTGAATGGGAAG ATGAGCTGCCCCGGGCAGAGAGTCTGGGGGCCAGTGAAGCAGCAGAAAGACTGGGCCAGGGTTGCatgtgggatgtggctggagaagATGGTCATCGCTGGAGGGTGTTCCGAACAGGACAGTGGGAGCGACGAGTGGACATGACCATCATTGAGCCCTATAAGAAAGTCCTATCTCATGGAG GTTACCATGGTGATGGCCTCAATGCTGTTATCCTCTTTGCTTCCTGTTATCTACCCCAAAGCAGCATCCCCAACTACAACTATGTCATGGAACATTTGTTTAG GTATATGGTGGGAACTCTGGAGCTGCTGGTAGCTGAAAATTATCTGCTTGTTCACTTGAGCGGAGGCACAAGCAGGGCCCAGGTTCCACCTCTGAGCTGGATACGCCAGTGTTACCATACCCTGGATAGGCG GCTTCGGAAAAACTTGAGAGCCCTTGTGGTTGTCCATGCCACATGGTATGTGAAGGCATTTCTGGCACTGCTTCGGCCCTTCATCAG TTCCAAGTTCACACGAAAGATACGCTTTTTGGACAGCCTGAGGGAGCTGGCCCAACTCATCTCCCTGGATCAAGTCCACATCCCTGAAGCTGTCAGACA GCTGGACCAGGATCTCCATGGCTCAGTACTGGATAAAGGGTCTTAG
- the C7H1orf56 gene encoding protein MENT has protein sequence MVPAACVLFWALLLSLGLQAAGAQDQTPATTPTGTGTKGVTLSFGSPARSRNTGGISQSSVAHKTKIVLEDENDAVATADRLAGPAAAELLATVTGMSRSSETGFGDDDDGSLEEGVVIDARKNNTSMEARTIDPMTISTSTGRVTANKQEKEIRMTTSLPPAAGLRSTGELSTEAVSRWSTAGSTPSGWPSTSRTAMPPPEDLRLVLMPWGPWHCHCKSGTMSRTRSGKLQGISGRLRVGALRQIRTEHRPCTYQKCPCNRLREECPLDSDLCSDNSCTTQTTTTTTTTTTTAPIQTRRLTLPTPPPSPGLVFWKKVRMGLEDIWNSLSSVFTEMQPTHRNRR, from the exons ATGGTCCCCGCCGCCTGCGTGCTGTTCTGGGCCCTACTGCTGAGTCTGGGGCTCCAGGCGGCGGGGGCCCAGGACCAGACCCCGGCCACTACCCCGACAGGGACAGGGACGAAGGGGGTCACCTTAAGCTTCGGGAGCCCAGCCCGCAGCCGGAACACTGGCGGCATCTCCCAGTCCAGTGTTGCCCATAAGACGAAGATAGTTCTGGAGGATGAGAATGACGCAGTGGCCACCGCAGATCGTCTAGCAGGCCCGGCAGCAGCCGAGCTCCTGGCCACGGTGACAGGCATGAGCAGGTCATCTGAAACCGGCTTTGGAGACGATGATGATGGGTCTTTGGAAGAGGGGGTTGTGATTGATGCCAGAAAGAATAACACCAGCATGGAGGCTCGCACTATAGATCCTATGACAATCAGTACCAGCACTGGGAGGGTAACAGCCAACAAACAAGAGAAGGAAATCAGGATGACCACAAGCCTGCCACCTGCCGCCGGTTTGCGTTCTACTGGGGAACTGAGCACGGAGGCCGTGAGCCGGTGGTCAACAGCTGGGTCTACCCCCAGCGGGTGGCCGTCAACCTCGCGCACAGCTATGCCTCCTCCTGAGGATCTAAGACTAGTGCTGATGCCCTGGGGCCCTTGGCACTGCCACTGCAAGTCAGGCACCATGAGCCGGACCCGATCCGGGAAGCTGCAGGGCATTTCTGGGCGACTTCGAGTTGGAGCACTGAGACAAATCCGTACAGAACATCGGCCTTGCACCTACCAGAAATGTCCCTGCAATCGGCTTCGAGAAGAGTGCCCCCTGGACTCAGATCTCTGTTCTGACAACAGCTGCACCACTcagaccaccaccaccaccaccaccaccaccaccacggcCCCCATCCAAACCAGACGCCTAAcccttccaactcccccacctagCCCAGGTCtcgttttttggaaaaaagtcagAATGGGCTTGGAGGATATTTGGAATAGCCTCTCTTCAGTGTTCACAGAGATGCAACCA ACACACAGAAACCGGAGGTAA
- the Cdc42se1 gene encoding CDC42 small effector protein 1 has translation MSEFWHKLGCCVVEKPQPKKKRRRIDRTMIGEPMNFVHLTHIGSGEMGAGDGLAMTGAVQEQMRSKGNRDRPWSNSRGL, from the exons atgagtgaattttggCACAAGCTGGGCTGCTGCGTGGTAGAGAAACCCCAGCCG aaaaagaaaagacgACGAATCGACCGGACCATGATTGGGGAACCAATGAATTTTGTCCACCTGACTCACATTGGCTCTGGGGAGATGGGGGCTGGAGATGGACTTGCCATG ACAGGTGCAGTTCAGGAGCAGATGAGATCCAAGGGAAACCGAGACAGGCCGTGGAGCAATTCTAGGGGCTTATAG